Part of the uncultured Cohaesibacter sp. genome is shown below.
TTGACCGGTGCTTAACAGGAGTTTCAAAGTCAAGATACATATAAGGCTTCCAGCAACTGGAAGGTCAAGAGGCAGGAAGAGCAACTTTTGCAACTTCACGAGCATAGACGATAAATTGCCCCGCGATATGGTCAATCAGTTGCTGCCCCTTCAGCGCATTGGCATCCGACGCGGCCCCGACAACGCCTTCGTCATTGAGGTCCGTCGCCATCCAGCCCATCGGCTTGCGGCCATAGTAGCGCAGATGAACATTGCTTTCGACCATGTCCTTCTGGTGCGACGCAAAGCTGGCAGCCTTGTCCATCATCACCAGATCAGGTCGCAACGCCAGCATCATCGATGTCTCGACATCCCCGCCATGGATGCCATAGGCGATTTCATCGGCATCGAACAGGCCTTCGGGATATCCGAGCCGCAACCAGTTGGTGGCAGAGGCGATCATACCGTGATGCACTCTGAGGTCCTGCATGAGAATGTCCATCAGGGGCACATTGCCACCGTGGCTGTTGATGATGATGAGCCGCCTGATCCCGCAGCGCTTCACCGACAGGCAGATGTCGGTCCAGAGCGGCAGAAGGTGCTGCCAGTTCGATGTCAGGGTGCCGGCACCATCAAGATGCTCTTCCGACCAGCCGACCTGCTGCACGGGGAGAAAGAGGATCGGCAGATCCTCCGGCTTCTGTCTGAGAACCGCCGCGATATAGCCCTCGGCCAGAAAGGCATCTGTACCGGTGGGCAAATGCGGCCCATGCTGCTCGACGGCAGCAATGGGAAGAACAGCAATGGCATCGGCAAGTGCCGGATCAGCGAAATCGTCCCGCCCCATCTCGCTCCAGACAGCCTTGATCATCGTGAACACTCCCGGCCAACGGCCTTCAACACTGGTCCATCAAGTTACCTGTTTGAATCGACAAATACCAGTATCTCAACAGACTTTACGACCTCGAACGCAACCCCTATCGTAATGCCAAACAGAAAGCAAATCAGCCTCAGGGAGAGACCCATGCTCCACCCCGTCGACAATTTCCTCCGCCTTGGCGACGAAAACGCCTTCGCCGTGCTCGCCCGCGCCAACCAGTTGGCCAGCGAAGGCAAGGATATCATCAACCTCGGCATCGGACAGCCGGATTTCAAGACACCAGATCATATTGTCGAGGCCGCCATCGCCGCGCTGAAAGCCGGAGAGCATGGCTACACTCCGGCAGTGGGCATCCCTCAGCTCAGAGAAGTTGTGGCCGCAGACCTCAAGGCGCGGCACGGTGCGACCATTTCGCCTGACCGCATCATGATCATGCCAGGTGGCAAGGTCACCATGTATATGGCCATCACGCTGTTCGGCAGGCCCGGCGTCGATATCCTCTATCCCGACCCGGGCTTTCCCATCTACCGCTCGATGATCGAGTTCACGGGAGCCCGCCCCGTCCCGGTGCCACTGCGCGAGGAAAACGGTTTTGCCTTCTCGGCCGATGAATTGCTGTCGCTAATTACCAGGGACACGCGCCTCATCATCGTCAACAGCCCGTCCAACCCGACCGGCGGCGTCACGCCCAAGAGCGAGATCGACAAGCTGGTCAAGGGACTGGCCGATTTTCCAGATGTCGCCATCATGTCGGACGAGATCTATTCGCGCATGACCTTCGATGGCCTCGAACATCAAAGCCTCACCTCCTATCCGGAACTGGAAGACAGGCTGATCCTTTTGAACGGCTGGTCCAAGACCTATGCCATGACCGGGTGGCGCCTTGGCTTCTCGGTATGGCCGAAAAGCCTCTATGATCATGTCCGCAAGCTGGCGGTCAATTCCTATTCCTGCGTCAATTCGGCCACCCAGTTCGCCGGGATTGCCGCCATTACCGGCCCGCAAGATGCAGCAGACGCGATGATGGCCGAGTTCGACACCCGCCGCAAAGCCGTCGTCGCCGCTCTTAACGAACTGCCCAATGTCTCCTGTGTCATGCCGAAGGGCGCCTTCTACGCCTTCCCCAACGTGTCCGGGACAGGTTTCAAGGCCAAGGAGCTTTCCTCGCGGCTGCTGGAAGAGGCTGGCGTTGCCACCATCAGCGGCCCGGATTTTGGTGTCTATGGCGAAGGCTATATTCGGCTGTCCTATGCCAACAGCCTTGAGAATATTCTGAAGGCCGTCGAGCGCATGGGCGATTTCCTCGAAACCAATCGCCCCTAAGAGGCTTGAAACCAGATCTGGCCAAACCGGAACGCCAGCGGCGTTTTCGATTTGGCCAGAAGACATATCCTGAGTTATTTTGAAGCGATCAGGCCAGCAAATTGCAATTGAGGCCCGGTCAGCATGGGACGTCTCACGTCCGGATCAGAAATAGAGCCCCCGGATGAGATCGCGCAGATTTTCGCAACTGGGCAATCGATCCTTTTTCCAGTTTTGCTCAATGGGCCGGACCTTTTCAAACCAGTGAAGCCCGAGCTTCGTGCCAATCCAAACAAGCATGAAAACCTCCTGTCTTTGGTGGAACAGCAGCATTTCTACGCCCTTGCGTCGCAAAAATAATCCAATAATATCCTATCCTGTTATTCAAAAATGAATAAGCAAGGTGAGCAAGTTGGATTTTGACTGGAATGCCATCCGTTCCTTTCTGCGCGTCGCCAAGACGGGAACCCTGAGTGCGGCGGCTGCCGACCTTGGCCTCTCTCAACCGACCGTCGGCAGACACATATCACGCCTCGAAGAAAGCCTTGGGCTGCGTCTGTTCGATCACAACCAGTCCGGTTTCGAGTTGACCGAGGCGGGAGAACAACTGCTCGAGGCAGCCAACCACATGGCCCTGTCGGCCGCCGATGTTCAGCGCCGAGCAAAGGCCGCCAATCCTGTCCGGGAATCGGTGCGGCTGACCATTGAGGTGCGGCCCTGGTCCCTGTGTCTTGCGTCCCGCAACATCGACAGGCTGGCGCCGGCGAGCGAACAGGAGCGAGGCGCTCCCCCGATCAATTTCACCTTCCTGTCGCAGGATGAATATCTCAGCATTTCCCGTCTGGAGGCTGATCTGGCCATCCGCAACCGAGTGCCCAAGCAGGGCAACCTCATTTCGGTCAAGCTCGGCTATCTGACCTATCGGATCTTTGGCTCCGAGCAATATTGCAAACAGCATCCCGACGCCTTCGATCCCGCACGCTGGGCGCGGCAGGATTGGGTCGGCTTTGGCCACACTCGCCCGCATTCGAGCTCCCACAAGGTCATCGCCTCGATCCTTGACGGCAAGTCGCCGCGCTTCATTGCCAACCAGCAGGAAGGGCTCATCGACATGATCGCACGGGGCAACGCGATCGGTCTCCTCCCCGCCTGGATCGGTCATGAGGAGGGGTTCATCGAACTGAGCGAAGAGGTCTTTCACCCGCAGGAGGCCTGGCTCATCTATCACCCGGATCTCAGAGCCCACCCGGTCAAGCGCCATGTCAAGGACAGGCTGCAGGCTCTGGTCAGCGAAACACTGGCCAGATATTTCGACGGCAGGCTTCCGGCGGACTGAAGTGACGCTGAAAAACAAATAGGGCCGCATCCCTGGATGCGGCCCCTTGATCTTGTTGCAGTCAGGCAGACGCGCTGCCACCCGACTCAGTGCTTCTGTTGCGGCAGGATCAGGTTGAGGATCACCGCGACAATGGCGCAGAGACCGATGCCCTTGATGGCAAAACCGCCGATACCGACTTCCAGACCGCCGATACCGATCACCAGCACCACAGAGGCAATGATCAGGTTACGCGCGTCGGTGAGAGCATCGCCAACCTTGAGCAGGGTGGAAACACCGATCACGGCAATCGCTCCGAACAGGATCACCTCGATGCCGCCCATGACCGGAACCGGAATGGTCGACAGCACAGCACCCAACGTGCCCGAGAAGGATAGTACAACCGCCCAGATGGCCGCAAAGGTCATGATTGCCGGATTGAAGGCCTTGGTCAGCGCAACAGCACCCGTCACTTCCGAATAGGTGGTGTTGGGAGGCCCGCCAAACAGGGCCGCAAGGCTGGTGGCAAGACCGTCGCCAAGCAGAGTGTTCTTGAGGCCCGGTTTGGCAAAGAAATCCTTCTTCGCAACGCCGGAAATGGCAGCGATATCGCCGATATGTTCAATCGCAGGTGCAATGGCAACCGGCAGGATGAACAGGATCGCTTCCAGGTTGAACTCAGGAAACACGAAGGGTGGCACGGCAACCACCGGCGCAGCCGAGATGGCCGAGAAATCGACCACACCAAACAGCACACTGACGATATAGCCGGACACGATACCGAAAAGGATCGGGACCAGTTTGAACATGCCCTTGCCCAAAAGGGTTACCATGATCGTCACACCGACAGAAACCAGCGCAATCACGACAGCCTGATCAAACGGCACCAGCTGAACGGACCCATCGCTCGTTTTGCCCTGCGCCATGTTGAGCGCAACTGGAGCCAGAGAAAGGCCGATGACCATGATGACCGGGCCAATGACAACCGGCGGCAGCAGCCGATCGATGATCCGCTGCCCCTTCCAGCGCACCAGCAAGGACAGCGCCACATAAACCAGCCCGGCCGCGAACAATCCGGACATGGTGGCCGGAATACCCCATTGCTTCGAGCCGTAGATGATCGGCGCGATGAACGCAAAGGAGGATGCCAGAAAGACCGGAACAGAGCGCTTCGTGACCAATTGGAACAGCAGGGTTCCCGCCCCCGCCGTGAACAGGGCGACAGAAGAACTCAAGCCAGTGAGAATCGGAACCAGAACGAGGGAGCCGAATGCCACGAACAGCATTTGCGCACCCAACAGCACTTGACGACCCAATCCCTCGCGGGCCGGTTCGCCAACCGAAGTAGACTCTTCGGACATTGTTATCTCCCACAGAGCCGTCAGTTTTAGGCTGATGATGCCTGAAAACGGCCCTTTCTACCCGCATGCCTCTTTTCCAAGGCCCGAGCCTTGTCGCATACGGTCGACCAGCCGCCATTGATCCAGCCAGAGTTTGCAGCTGGTCCATGTTGAAATCAGGATATTTGGATCGAAAATCACATGTGCCTGATTCTGTGCGAAAAGGGGGAAAAAATTAACAAAACATGATGAATTCCCACGGGCTTGAGGATAACCCGTGCAAACTTGCGTATTTTTCCCGATGGTATCGCGAGAATCCGACCGACCTTCGAATGCAACCGGCAAAGAAGCGACAGGAGAGCGAGTGCTATTCCAGTCGCTCAGCATGCCATTTGATATGATCCGCCATGAAGCTTGCCACGAAATGATAGTAGTGATCGTAACCGCCATGCAGGCGCATCGTGAGGTCTATCCCGGAGGTTCTGCAAGCCTTCTCGAAGGCCCATGGCTTCAGCTGATCTTCCAGATATTCGTCAGACAAGCCCTGATCAATCAGGATACCTCCCTCCCAACCAGCAGAAGCAACCAGAGCACAGGCATCATGGGCTTCCCAAAGAGCCTCGTTGTCGCCAAGATAGGCGGCAAACGCCTGCCGCCCCCAGCTGCACAGCACCGGATTGGTAATCGGTGCAAAGGCCGACACAGAATGGAACAGTGTCGGGTGACGCATGGCCAGCGTCAGGGCCCCATGCCCCCCCATCGAATGACCGGTAATGCCAAAGGCATCTTCATCCACGGGCAAGGCATCGATCAGCAACCGGGGCAACTCGGCCGTCAGATAGTCTTCCATCCGATAATGATCAGACCACGGTTTTTGCGTTGCATTGAGATAGAAGCTGGCGGCCTGTCCCAGATCGTAGGACTCGACATCAGGAACAGCATCCCCGCGCGGACTCGTGTCCGGTGCCACAAAGATAAGACCATGCTCTGCAGCATGCATTTGCGGCAGCCCCTGCATGGTTACCTCTTCCCAACTACAGGTCAGACCGGAGAGATAGAAGAGCGTCGGGCAAAAGAAGCCCTCTAGCGCCTCCCTTGGCAGAAAAACGGCAAACTCCATTTCGGTCCCCGTCGCCTTGGACGCGTGACGATAGACCCTTTGCTCTCCTCCGAAAGCCTTGGCTGTAGAAACAAGTTTCATGGCAATCAGTCCTTTGCAGCGCTGGTGAAGGAAGTCCCTGAAAACAGGCACAATAACCCCTGCGCCTGTCGATTTGATGACGTGGAAAAGGGCACACCGTCAAACAACGAGACGCATGGGGATCACGGCAGTGAAACGCACTTTGTAACTGACGAACTACTTCCGGGTTTTGCCCATGAGCTTAAGGCGACCAGCGATGGCCGCATCACACCGCCCACCGTTGCGCCGAACGACGATTTCCTGAGCAAAGTTGACCGGCTGACCGATTGGCCCACCCGCAAAGGACGCGGTGCCAACCGGCAGCAGCTGCAACACTGCATAATCGCCACCGGCATCGGTAAACAGCGCATAAGGGGCACCATTGGACACAACACCGACCTGACCGGTCCGGATTGGCCGCAATTCCACCGGCTGCTTCTGCCCATCAACATTCAGTTCGGTCTCACTCAGCGAAACCTTCTTCTTTTTGTCGGCAACCATGGTCCAGCTGCCCATGAGATCCTTCAATTCAGTATCGACCGCCAAACAGGAATCATTGGCATTCGGAACACTGAGGCGCGTTGCCTCGCCCTGCTCGATAATGGCCCCCTTGGCGCTGACGCGATAATTCATGTGGAGGTCATCAACACGAACCACGTCCACCAGCGCTGCCGAGACGCCATTGACGCCGACATTGCGAGCCATGAAGCGGTATTGCTGACCGGGCACGGATCCCTTTGTCATATAGAGCCAGATGTTCGGTAACTTGCCGTCAAAGATGAGCCAGTCACTCATTACGAGAGGCTTGAGCCCTTGGTCGGTCTTCAATTCCCATACGCCTGTGAAAAACGGAGTGTCACTCGCCGCAAGAACCGGCCCGGAGAAGACAACGGGAAACAGCAGGGCAGCTGACAACAAGCGCGCCATGCGTGCGGACTTTTTTACAAAATTCAAACTCATATCTTCTCCCTCTTGCGAACGAAGGGATGATCTCTGGATCACCCTGATTGCCTTGGCCAAAGTCTCTTCCCCTTTTGGCTGTTTTGCAATGCTCCGTTTGGGTTCCTTTGATTGATCACGCTTAATGCGTACATCGTAGCGCATAAACTCTTAAAAATTGAGTCAGATATTAAACAGACCGGAAGCCATACCCATACGCCCCCCCAACCACCATTTCGTAAGCCCTGAAAATAGGCGCAAAACAAAAAAGGCCTCCGTGCAAAAACACGGGGGCCCCTTTGTGACAATGGCAAACGCTTCTAGAGCAGCATCGGAATCAGGACGAGACCGATCGAAGAGGCCACGAACCACATGAACCAGATGAACGCCATGAAGCCCCAAACCTTTTTCAGCTCGATATCAACCAGCGCCAGCGCCGGAATGATATAAAGCGGCTGAATAAGGTTGGTCGCTTCGTCACCCATCATGAAAGCAGTAACGATAGATGGCATGTGAGCATCGAATGCCTTGGCAGCTTCCACAAGAATTGGGCCCTGAACAATCCACTGCCCACCCTGGGACGGCACGAACAGGTTCACAATCGAAGCAGATACGTAGGAGAACCAATAGATCGTGTGTTCACTGGCCATGAAAATCATGCCGTTGGCAAGAACACCCGTCAGGCCAGTCTTTGCCATGACCCCCATGATCCCGCCATAGAACGGAAACTGGATCATCACGTTTGCAGCCAACACCATATTATGCTTGACGGCATCAACAAATTTCTTCGGTGTCTTGTAGAGGATCAGGTCTGCAATGAGGAAGATGAAAATGATGAAGTTCAGCGTCAGACCGTTACCGGTCAGGAAATGATAGACAAAATAGATGACACCGATCAGAGAGAAGACACCCAGCACAAGACGGCTGTTGTTCATCTTGTCTGCAATGGTGTCATTGGCTTCTACCTCACCTTCCACCTGAAGATTGATCTCGCCATCAAATACAATCACTTCTTCTTCCGGCGGCGTGGTGTTGATGGTAACGACCAACGTCACGACAAACAGGATTGCAACCATGATCAGGCCAAGCGGATTGAAAGCCGTTTCGCTGACAGGCATGACACCAACCTGATCAACCATGAAGTGATCGGGTGAAGCCAGCAGTGCAACAGCCGAAATACTCGGGCAAATCGGTTGCACCATCACCATGCAGGCATATCCGACAGCAATCATCAGAGGGAAATGGACCCCTTTGATGTTCTTTGAAAGATACATGGCGAGAACCGGCGACAGGATCGTTCCGAAGGCCCAGTTGATCCAGCTGGACACTGTCGCAAAGACAATCAGAATGATATATGCGCTGGTCGCGGACTTTGGCGCGCTGGCGATAGATGACAAAATACGTTCGAGCTGGGGTGATTTCGCTGCCATGCTGGTCAGAACCACCATGATGGTCATCTGGAAGGCAAAAGAAATCATCGACCACAGACCACCGTACCAGGATTCGATGATCTTCATTGGGCCAGCTTCCGTCAGGAAGAAGGCTAGAACAAATACGATTGCCGTCAGAATGAGCGCGAAGACAAAAGACTCAGGAATGAGCTTGTCCGCTGCAAAATTGAATTTCTTCGAAAAGCGCCATAAAAATGACCCTGTATCAGACCTCTTGACGTTCTCCATAAAGTTCCTCCCTTTACGATGTATCATGAACGGATCCAACTTTGCGGCACATGCAGCAAGTTGCGGTAAGATACTGAATATCCTATCGAAATCCGCCAAAACATCTAAGTCAGGGGAACTAGAATGATCACATTATAGTTCACAAGAACCATAATGTGATACATAAAAGCGCTAAAATAATGCAACCTAGATGAATTATTTTTTTATGAAAATTTAAATCATCTCACAAATTCAATAAGATAATCGTTATGAATAGAAATGCCATGCTCACAGTAGAATTAGCCAAAGCATGGATGAAAAACCACAATACGGTTCAAATGTCTCGATATGTTATGCGGGTGGTCAAAATTTGCGCGAACAGCACTTACTTTGAAGGCCTCATTTGCAGATACGCTCGCATTGCCAGAAAAAATTTCCCTAATATTATGAATAAATAGTATGGATTTTCAAATAGCCTCACGATGACCTTAGGCACGACCAGTCTTTACTATCTGGGATTTTTGATCGATTTTAGACAACCCAGAAACGCAATAGAAAACTACAAAGTCTGTCGCTCTTTTTGTTTTTCATGACGGCTCCCTTCAAGATGCATGAAGGGAGATTTGAAGATTGAAGAAAATATCGAAGGCGGGGTTATGGGCAACGTCATTTGGATAGATTGAAGCCGTATCCGGCATCAACTGGCGAGAGGGTTCGCGGAACTTTCGAGGAAACTCTCATTGCGATGCTCGATGCAGAAGCTGATCGTCTGTGCGGAACCTGCCGGTACGAGCGTAATGAAGGCCGACGGGATACACGGGCTTGAAGCCACGAGCGATCACTTCCCTCCAAGGCGGGCGAAGTAAAGCTGAAAATGCCGAAGCTATGCCGCCAGACCTTCGAGACAGCGATTATCGAGCGCTATCAGCGCCGGGAAAGCAGTGTAGAAGAGGCTTTGATAAAATCGTATCTGGCGGGTGTTTCCGTTCGTAGGGTTGAAGATATCACCGACACTCTGTGGGGCACCCTGCCCTGGTATCCCGGGCGCGGTTTCGAACCTGAACAAGAAGATATACGCCAGGATCGAGGAATGGCACCTGCGCACCCTGAGGGAGAACATCCCTCTCTTCATCTGAACGGAATCGTGATGAAACGGCGAGCCGTTGCGAACAACAGGGACGGCTATCGGAAGATATTGGCATATGCAAAGGAGCCAAGGAAGATAAGTCCGACTGGTCCTCAGTCCTGCGGCATCTGGTTGACCGTGGCCTGTAGGATGTTCAATTGGTGACTTCGGCTGCCTTTCGAAGGCTTATCGAGACTGTTGCGGATTATCTTCCAGACGCCCGCTGGCAGCGCGGTATGGTTCATTTCTAACGCAACGTGTAAAACAACGAGCCTTGGGACAAAGTGCAAGAAGTGACGCACATGCTCAAACCCATTCATGCGCAGGAAAGCTGCAAGGCAGCCCTACAAAAGACCGATGCAGTCGTCGCAGATCTTCATATAAAGCGCATGGTCCGGGCCGCTAATTTGAACGCGGAAAGCATCGGCGAAACACTCAACTACTGTGCCTTCCCGGACAGTCACTGGCAAAAGATCCACACCAACATTCTACCGGAGCGGATTATGAAAGAGATCCAGCGCCGCACGCGCGTGGTCGGGAAAATTCCAGACGGGCAGTCATGCCTGTGCCTGGCCACGGCTAGGCTCAGGTATATAGCGGCCAACAAATGGTCAACACGCAAATACGTAAACATGGAGCCGCTCTTTGCAGAGCAAAATCAAACCGAAGGAGCCTTAGCCTGACAACCAAAGTGCGAAAAATCTTTGACACTAGCGCAACGCAGAAATCCTTATGGGCATTTTCTTTTTATCGTCCCAGAATATCACAAATTTATAGTTGCGGGATTAGAGAATAGGAGACGCAAAAACCCCCCGCCAGTATTGGACTGAACGGGGGGTTTTTTGAATGTTTGTTATTAGCAGGCCCGGCAGCGACCTACTCTCCCACGTCTTGAGACGGAGTACCATTGGCGCAGAGGATATTAACGGCCGAGTTCGGGATGGGATCGGGTTTGGTGTCCTCGCCATAGCCACCGGGCCGGCGAATAACAAACAGAGAAGCTGGTTTACGAATAGGATTTGATTGCCGCGCGTTTTCACGCTAACGGCGATTTTTCAAATCGCCTATCGCTAGTCTCACTTTTGCAAGGGCAAAAGCTCCGATGAATGAATATAGACAAATGAGAGTAATCAAGCCGATTGAGCTATTAGTACCGGTAAGCTTCGCACATTACTGCACTTCCACACCCGGCCTATCAACGTGGTGGTCTTCCACGACTCTCAGGGAGAACTCGTCTCAAGGTGGGCTTCCCGCTTAGATGCTTTCAGCGGTTATCCCTTCCGCACATAGCTACCCTGCAATGCGGCTGGCGCCACAACAGGTCCACCAGAGGTGCGTCCATCCCGGTCCTCTCGTACTAGGGACAGCTCCTTTCAATTCTCCTGCGCCCACGGCAGATAGGGACCGAACTGTCTCACGACGTTCTGAACCCAGCTCACGTACCGCTTTAATTGG
Proteins encoded:
- a CDS encoding creatininase family protein; this encodes MIKAVWSEMGRDDFADPALADAIAVLPIAAVEQHGPHLPTGTDAFLAEGYIAAVLRQKPEDLPILFLPVQQVGWSEEHLDGAGTLTSNWQHLLPLWTDICLSVKRCGIRRLIIINSHGGNVPLMDILMQDLRVHHGMIASATNWLRLGYPEGLFDADEIAYGIHGGDVETSMMLALRPDLVMMDKAASFASHQKDMVESNVHLRYYGRKPMGWMATDLNDEGVVGAASDANALKGQQLIDHIAGQFIVYAREVAKVALPAS
- a CDS encoding pyridoxal phosphate-dependent aminotransferase, with amino-acid sequence MLHPVDNFLRLGDENAFAVLARANQLASEGKDIINLGIGQPDFKTPDHIVEAAIAALKAGEHGYTPAVGIPQLREVVAADLKARHGATISPDRIMIMPGGKVTMYMAITLFGRPGVDILYPDPGFPIYRSMIEFTGARPVPVPLREENGFAFSADELLSLITRDTRLIIVNSPSNPTGGVTPKSEIDKLVKGLADFPDVAIMSDEIYSRMTFDGLEHQSLTSYPELEDRLILLNGWSKTYAMTGWRLGFSVWPKSLYDHVRKLAVNSYSCVNSATQFAGIAAITGPQDAADAMMAEFDTRRKAVVAALNELPNVSCVMPKGAFYAFPNVSGTGFKAKELSSRLLEEAGVATISGPDFGVYGEGYIRLSYANSLENILKAVERMGDFLETNRP
- a CDS encoding LysR family transcriptional regulator; this translates as MSKLDFDWNAIRSFLRVAKTGTLSAAAADLGLSQPTVGRHISRLEESLGLRLFDHNQSGFELTEAGEQLLEAANHMALSAADVQRRAKAANPVRESVRLTIEVRPWSLCLASRNIDRLAPASEQERGAPPINFTFLSQDEYLSISRLEADLAIRNRVPKQGNLISVKLGYLTYRIFGSEQYCKQHPDAFDPARWARQDWVGFGHTRPHSSSHKVIASILDGKSPRFIANQQEGLIDMIARGNAIGLLPAWIGHEEGFIELSEEVFHPQEAWLIYHPDLRAHPVKRHVKDRLQALVSETLARYFDGRLPAD
- a CDS encoding uracil-xanthine permease family protein; the protein is MSEESTSVGEPAREGLGRQVLLGAQMLFVAFGSLVLVPILTGLSSSVALFTAGAGTLLFQLVTKRSVPVFLASSFAFIAPIIYGSKQWGIPATMSGLFAAGLVYVALSLLVRWKGQRIIDRLLPPVVIGPVIMVIGLSLAPVALNMAQGKTSDGSVQLVPFDQAVVIALVSVGVTIMVTLLGKGMFKLVPILFGIVSGYIVSVLFGVVDFSAISAAPVVAVPPFVFPEFNLEAILFILPVAIAPAIEHIGDIAAISGVAKKDFFAKPGLKNTLLGDGLATSLAALFGGPPNTTYSEVTGAVALTKAFNPAIMTFAAIWAVVLSFSGTLGAVLSTIPVPVMGGIEVILFGAIAVIGVSTLLKVGDALTDARNLIIASVVLVIGIGGLEVGIGGFAIKGIGLCAIVAVILNLILPQQKH
- the fghA gene encoding S-formylglutathione hydrolase; amino-acid sequence: MKLVSTAKAFGGEQRVYRHASKATGTEMEFAVFLPREALEGFFCPTLFYLSGLTCSWEEVTMQGLPQMHAAEHGLIFVAPDTSPRGDAVPDVESYDLGQAASFYLNATQKPWSDHYRMEDYLTAELPRLLIDALPVDEDAFGITGHSMGGHGALTLAMRHPTLFHSVSAFAPITNPVLCSWGRQAFAAYLGDNEALWEAHDACALVASAGWEGGILIDQGLSDEYLEDQLKPWAFEKACRTSGIDLTMRLHGGYDHYYHFVASFMADHIKWHAERLE
- a CDS encoding TIGR00366 family protein; its protein translation is MIHRKGRNFMENVKRSDTGSFLWRFSKKFNFAADKLIPESFVFALILTAIVFVLAFFLTEAGPMKIIESWYGGLWSMISFAFQMTIMVVLTSMAAKSPQLERILSSIASAPKSATSAYIILIVFATVSSWINWAFGTILSPVLAMYLSKNIKGVHFPLMIAVGYACMVMVQPICPSISAVALLASPDHFMVDQVGVMPVSETAFNPLGLIMVAILFVVTLVVTINTTPPEEEVIVFDGEINLQVEGEVEANDTIADKMNNSRLVLGVFSLIGVIYFVYHFLTGNGLTLNFIIFIFLIADLILYKTPKKFVDAVKHNMVLAANVMIQFPFYGGIMGVMAKTGLTGVLANGMIFMASEHTIYWFSYVSASIVNLFVPSQGGQWIVQGPILVEAAKAFDAHMPSIVTAFMMGDEATNLIQPLYIIPALALVDIELKKVWGFMAFIWFMWFVASSIGLVLIPMLL
- a CDS encoding transposase gives rise to the protein MPKLCRQTFETAIIERYQRRESSVEEALIKSYLAGVSVRRVEDITDTLWGTLPWYPGRGFEPEQEDIRQDRGMAPAHPEGEHPSLHLNGIVMKRRAVANNRDGYRKILAYAKEPRKISPTGPQSCGIWLTVACRMFNW
- a CDS encoding transposase, translating into MLKPIHAQESCKAALQKTDAVVADLHIKRMVRAANLNAESIGETLNYCAFPDSHWQKIHTNILPERIMKEIQRRTRVVGKIPDGQSCLCLATARLRYIAANKWSTRKYVNMEPLFAEQNQTEGALA